The following proteins are co-located in the Lacticaseibacillus paracasei subsp. paracasei genome:
- the rsgA gene encoding ribosome small subunit-dependent GTPase A, with translation MSEDLTGRIIKQISGYYDIAVNGTTYRTRGRGSLRNDKITPLVGDIAAFQPGEGDDEGYLLKVLPRHNALVRPPVANVDQAVLITSAVEPDFSKNLLDRFLVYLEGHDIHAEIYLTKTDLTKPQRLTKIRQDLAGYTKIGYPVFAPDKPFDPTILAQVQASFADKLTIFTGQTGAGKSTLLNHLVPGLDLATAAISHALNRGRHTTRTTDLYPIHGGLVADTPGFSSLGLLDVTLDDLRDRFPEFAALAPNCKFRGCQHVSEPHCAVKAALAAGDIMQSRYDNYLQFREELSGKRPVYKKK, from the coding sequence ATGAGTGAAGACTTAACTGGAAGAATTATTAAACAGATCAGCGGGTATTACGACATCGCTGTGAATGGGACAACTTACCGAACTCGCGGGCGCGGCAGTTTGCGCAACGACAAAATTACGCCGCTGGTGGGCGACATTGCTGCTTTTCAACCGGGAGAAGGGGATGATGAAGGCTATTTGCTGAAGGTATTACCGCGTCATAATGCGTTGGTGCGCCCACCGGTTGCCAACGTTGATCAAGCCGTTTTGATCACTTCCGCCGTGGAGCCGGACTTTTCTAAGAACCTATTGGATCGTTTTCTGGTTTATCTTGAGGGCCACGATATTCACGCGGAGATTTATCTGACCAAGACCGACTTAACAAAGCCTCAGCGATTAACGAAGATTCGTCAAGATTTAGCCGGCTATACAAAAATAGGCTATCCGGTTTTTGCACCTGACAAGCCCTTTGATCCGACAATCCTCGCGCAAGTACAAGCGAGCTTTGCCGATAAATTGACCATTTTCACTGGACAAACCGGTGCTGGTAAGTCTACTTTGTTGAATCATCTTGTGCCAGGATTGGACTTGGCAACAGCGGCCATTAGTCATGCGTTAAATCGTGGCCGGCACACGACCCGCACCACTGATCTTTATCCGATTCACGGTGGCTTAGTTGCTGATACACCTGGTTTTTCATCGCTTGGTTTACTGGACGTCACCTTAGATGATTTGCGTGACCGTTTTCCTGAGTTTGCGGCGTTAGCACCCAATTGCAAATTCCGCGGCTGTCAGCACGTTAGCGAGCCACATTGTGCCGTTAAGGCGGCACTGGCGGCTGGCGATATCATGCAAAGCCGTTATGATAACTACTTACAGTTTCGTGAAGAGTTAAGCGGCAAGCGCCCAGTTTACAAGAAGAAGTAA
- a CDS encoding Asp23/Gls24 family envelope stress response protein: MAVKIKTKYGIIDISNSVIATVVGGAATSIYGIVGMASRNQIRDNLNDILKRENYSRGVVVRQTDNGVKIEVNIIVSYGTKISEVCRNVQDKVKYNLETMLGVTTDEVTVIVQGVKVLGD; encoded by the coding sequence ATGGCGGTCAAAATCAAAACCAAATACGGAATCATCGACATTTCCAACAGTGTCATTGCGACGGTGGTTGGCGGTGCGGCGACGTCCATCTATGGTATCGTCGGCATGGCTAGCCGTAATCAGATTCGCGATAATCTCAATGACATTTTGAAACGCGAAAATTATTCGCGCGGTGTTGTCGTTCGTCAGACAGATAATGGCGTGAAAATCGAAGTCAACATTATCGTCAGTTATGGCACTAAAATTTCAGAAGTTTGCCGAAATGTCCAAGACAAAGTAAAATACAACCTCGAAACGATGTTGGGGGTCACGACTGATGAAGTGACCGTCATCGTCCAAGGCGTCAAGGTATTAGGCGACTGA
- a CDS encoding Stp1/IreP family PP2C-type Ser/Thr phosphatase, whose protein sequence is MEFAYRTDIGRRRPNNQDYVGIFKNQSEATLALVADGMGGHRGGDVASEMAVSHLGYAFEKTDTAEIESIVRWLIFELQQENDVILQKAKQYTDLSGMGTTVVAVIISGTRFVVANIGDSRGYLYRNGHLVQITEDHSLVNELVKHGELTPEEAKRFPQRNVITRSLGVSSDVDADVTIYDMEYDDYLLLCSDGLTNMVDNEDIAAVLRQDMPIGSKAQELILKANAAGGPDNISALIIHQDRREPQ, encoded by the coding sequence ATGGAGTTCGCTTATCGCACTGATATTGGTCGTCGGCGACCAAATAATCAAGACTATGTCGGTATTTTTAAAAATCAATCCGAAGCGACGTTGGCCTTGGTGGCGGATGGCATGGGCGGCCATCGTGGTGGTGATGTTGCTAGTGAAATGGCAGTATCGCATTTAGGTTATGCTTTTGAGAAAACAGATACTGCCGAGATCGAGTCCATCGTCCGTTGGCTCATTTTTGAGTTGCAGCAGGAAAATGATGTGATTTTGCAAAAAGCGAAACAATATACAGATCTTTCTGGGATGGGCACAACGGTTGTGGCTGTGATTATCAGCGGTACACGATTCGTGGTGGCAAATATTGGTGATTCACGTGGCTACCTCTATCGCAATGGCCATTTAGTTCAAATTACTGAGGATCATAGTTTGGTCAATGAGTTGGTCAAACATGGGGAACTAACCCCTGAGGAAGCCAAACGCTTTCCGCAGCGTAACGTGATCACGCGCTCGCTTGGTGTCAGCAGTGATGTTGATGCTGATGTGACGATTTACGATATGGAATATGACGACTATTTGTTGTTGTGTTCTGATGGCCTCACCAACATGGTTGACAATGAAGATATCGCGGCAGTGTTGCGTCAGGACATGCCGATTGGCAGCAAGGCTCAAGAATTGATCCTCAAAGCAAATGCTGCTGGCGGACCTGACAACATCAGTGCCTTGATCATTCATCAGGATCGGAGGGAGCCGCAATGA
- a CDS encoding DAK2 domain-containing protein translates to MAVTEITATKFQDMIRVAAHRINKNADFVNSLNVFPVPDGDTGTNMNLTFQTGAKAVLESNDESVGDLAKHLGKGLLMGARGNSGVISSQLFRGFAKSVAHKKSLTAQDLADAFAHGVETAYKAVMKPVEGTILTVAREAAKAGLKAANGSDDALVVMQAVVKGAKRALAKTPDLLAVLKEVGVVDSGGQGLVFIYEGFQEGLSGKISSDVHDVTDEEMNEMINAVHHQSAQVQLDPADIVYGYCTEMMVELGDGQNLKHFDYEPFRNYLNTLGDSTLVISDEEVVKVHVHTEHPGTVFRYGQQFGSLMKIKVDNMRLQQESIIEREGALDQQVAQKPLAEMGVVAIAAGQGLGELFKSLGVTHVLNGGQTMNPSTNDILDAVKAAHAKHVIVLPNNGNIFMAAEAAAKAATDVEVAVVKSKTINQGMTAMLGYSPDADLATNQSEMTAQLPNVISGSITRAIRDTTINGLAIRDHDWMGIIDGTITVTDKDREAAGIAMIDKMINDDSEIVTIIVGADANQTEAKAIADAVGKQYPDLEFEIHQGDQPVYPYFVSVE, encoded by the coding sequence GTGGCAGTAACCGAAATTACCGCGACTAAATTCCAGGATATGATCCGGGTAGCCGCACATCGCATCAATAAAAATGCTGATTTTGTGAATTCATTAAACGTTTTTCCAGTTCCGGATGGTGATACTGGCACTAATATGAACCTGACTTTTCAAACTGGCGCAAAAGCGGTGTTGGAGTCTAATGATGAGTCAGTTGGTGACTTAGCCAAGCATCTTGGCAAAGGTTTGCTGATGGGCGCGCGAGGCAATTCTGGCGTCATTAGCTCGCAACTTTTCCGTGGCTTTGCAAAAAGCGTGGCGCATAAGAAAAGTCTGACGGCTCAGGACCTAGCCGATGCGTTTGCACATGGCGTCGAGACGGCCTATAAAGCCGTCATGAAGCCGGTTGAAGGCACGATCCTGACAGTCGCCCGTGAAGCGGCTAAAGCTGGCTTAAAAGCGGCTAATGGCTCTGATGATGCTTTAGTTGTTATGCAGGCAGTTGTGAAAGGTGCTAAACGTGCCTTAGCCAAAACGCCTGATCTTTTGGCCGTCTTGAAAGAAGTCGGCGTGGTTGATTCTGGTGGACAAGGACTTGTTTTTATTTACGAGGGTTTCCAAGAAGGCTTGTCCGGTAAAATTAGTTCAGATGTTCATGACGTCACTGACGAAGAAATGAACGAAATGATTAATGCTGTGCATCATCAAAGTGCGCAAGTACAGCTTGATCCAGCCGATATCGTATACGGCTACTGTACCGAAATGATGGTCGAACTTGGTGATGGCCAAAACCTCAAACATTTTGACTACGAACCGTTCCGTAACTATTTGAATACACTCGGTGACTCGACCTTGGTTATTTCTGATGAAGAAGTGGTCAAGGTGCACGTTCATACTGAGCATCCGGGGACTGTTTTCCGTTATGGTCAGCAATTTGGTTCATTGATGAAAATCAAAGTTGATAACATGCGCTTGCAACAGGAGAGCATTATTGAACGTGAAGGCGCATTGGATCAACAAGTGGCCCAAAAGCCGTTAGCTGAAATGGGTGTCGTTGCGATTGCGGCTGGTCAAGGACTCGGAGAACTCTTCAAGAGCCTTGGCGTGACGCATGTGCTCAATGGCGGTCAGACCATGAATCCAAGCACAAACGATATTTTGGATGCGGTTAAAGCAGCGCATGCCAAGCACGTGATCGTCTTGCCTAACAATGGCAATATCTTCATGGCCGCGGAAGCAGCGGCAAAAGCGGCGACTGACGTTGAAGTTGCAGTGGTCAAAAGTAAGACGATCAACCAAGGAATGACCGCGATGCTAGGGTACAGTCCTGATGCAGATCTAGCCACTAATCAAAGTGAAATGACTGCCCAACTACCGAATGTGATCAGCGGGTCAATCACCCGAGCCATCCGTGATACGACGATCAACGGATTGGCGATCAGAGATCACGACTGGATGGGGATTATCGACGGTACGATCACAGTGACTGATAAGGATCGCGAAGCAGCAGGGATTGCGATGATTGATAAAATGATCAATGACGATAGTGAAATTGTGACCATCATCGTGGGTGCGGATGCTAATCAAACGGAAGCAAAGGCGATTGCCGATGCTGTCGGTAAGCAATATCCGGATTTGGAATTTGAAATCCATCAAGGTGATCAACCGGTTTATCCTTATTTCGTCTCAGTTGAGTAG
- the rpe gene encoding ribulose-phosphate 3-epimerase — protein sequence MKIAPSILSADFAHLARDVEKVEKAGADLLHVDVMDGHFVSNLTFGPLVVQALRPVTSLPLEVHLMVSDPAAWVADFAEAGADTILVHEEATDHLYGVLQHVIEKGVRAGVVINPGTPLSSLEEVLPLVDQVLVMTVNPGFGGQKFLTPMVDKVDRLYQLRKARKLHFDIEVDGGINNQTVKAAADAGTDIFVAGSYVFGSKNVGDAMNSLREAVK from the coding sequence ATGAAAATTGCCCCATCGATTTTAAGTGCTGATTTTGCTCATCTTGCGCGGGATGTCGAAAAAGTTGAAAAAGCCGGTGCTGATTTACTGCATGTTGATGTTATGGACGGTCATTTTGTATCAAATCTGACTTTCGGTCCGCTGGTCGTCCAAGCATTACGTCCGGTTACCAGTCTGCCATTGGAGGTTCACTTGATGGTCAGTGACCCAGCGGCTTGGGTGGCAGATTTTGCTGAAGCTGGGGCGGATACGATTTTGGTTCACGAAGAAGCCACGGATCATCTTTATGGCGTTTTGCAGCATGTGATCGAGAAAGGCGTTCGCGCTGGGGTTGTGATCAATCCGGGCACACCATTGAGCAGTCTTGAAGAAGTTCTCCCGTTGGTTGATCAAGTGCTGGTTATGACGGTTAATCCCGGTTTTGGTGGTCAAAAATTTTTGACGCCGATGGTGGACAAGGTTGATCGATTATATCAGCTGCGTAAAGCTCGGAAACTGCATTTTGACATTGAAGTCGATGGCGGTATCAACAATCAAACCGTGAAGGCGGCAGCTGATGCCGGGACAGATATTTTTGTTGCAGGTTCGTATGTTTTTGGGTCCAAAAATGTCGGTGACGCGATGAATAGCTTGCGTGAGGCTGTTAAATGA
- the rpmB gene encoding 50S ribosomal protein L28, with protein MAKDIITGRHTTFGNKRSHALNSSRRQWKANLHKVRILVDGKPKRVWVSARALKSGKLTRV; from the coding sequence GTGGCTAAAGATATTATTACTGGTCGTCATACCACGTTTGGCAACAAGCGTTCTCACGCTTTGAATTCAAGCCGGCGCCAATGGAAAGCCAACCTGCACAAGGTTCGTATCCTTGTCGATGGTAAACCAAAGCGGGTATGGGTTTCTGCACGTGCCCTTAAATCAGGTAAACTGACCCGGGTTTGA
- the rsmB gene encoding 16S rRNA (cytosine(967)-C(5))-methyltransferase RsmB — MTPNNPRLLAVETLSRVTGQGGYSNLTLDHVINSHKLTPRDAGLLTNIVYGVIQHQLTLDFYLAPFIKGRKLDNWIRCLLDTAVYQLQYLDKVPARAVFFDSTEIAKKLGHQGIAKFVTGVLRNAQRTGFPDPAAIADPVKRLSIESSTPVWLVEKLTAQLGEPKTRAILNVINVPAHASLRVNTTKITPAALLASLKPEFPDLKESPLTPIGLIAPSGHLAGTSAFVKGEYTMQDESSMLVAPSLDIQPGDVVLDACAAPGGKTTHIAQYLDPKQGGQVTALDLHANKVRLINKNAKRLGLTDRIHAQVLDARKVATTFPANSFDKILVDAPCSGLGLIRRKPEIKYTKTPEDPAHLQQIQLAILNSVAPTLKIGGRLTYSTCTMVKEENQDVVAQFLAAHPEFEQVSVPTLKPLHKAHNAPALQLFPDDYDTDGFFIASLIRRK, encoded by the coding sequence ATGACCCCGAATAATCCGCGTTTATTAGCTGTTGAAACCCTGTCGCGAGTCACTGGGCAAGGTGGCTATTCAAATCTGACATTGGATCACGTGATTAATAGTCACAAGTTGACGCCGCGTGATGCTGGCTTGCTGACAAACATCGTTTATGGTGTGATCCAGCATCAGCTGACGTTGGATTTTTATCTGGCACCTTTCATCAAAGGCCGGAAACTCGACAATTGGATTCGGTGTTTGCTTGATACAGCCGTTTATCAACTGCAGTATCTTGATAAAGTACCAGCACGCGCGGTTTTTTTTGATAGTACAGAAATTGCCAAGAAACTTGGACATCAAGGAATCGCCAAATTTGTGACTGGGGTTTTGCGAAATGCTCAGCGAACTGGTTTTCCTGACCCAGCCGCAATCGCTGATCCTGTGAAGCGATTGTCAATCGAAAGCAGTACGCCGGTGTGGCTTGTTGAAAAATTGACGGCACAACTGGGTGAACCGAAAACCCGTGCCATTTTGAATGTCATCAATGTCCCAGCGCATGCTTCACTGCGCGTCAACACGACGAAAATCACCCCAGCTGCCTTGCTTGCTTCTTTAAAGCCGGAATTCCCCGATTTGAAGGAAAGTCCTTTGACCCCAATTGGCCTCATTGCACCTAGTGGCCACTTAGCAGGGACATCCGCATTTGTCAAAGGTGAGTATACGATGCAAGATGAAAGTTCGATGCTGGTGGCCCCAAGTCTAGACATCCAGCCTGGGGATGTTGTTTTGGATGCTTGTGCCGCTCCTGGCGGTAAAACCACCCACATTGCTCAGTATCTTGATCCAAAACAAGGCGGACAAGTGACGGCGCTTGATCTGCACGCCAACAAAGTGCGTTTGATCAATAAAAACGCTAAACGCTTGGGCTTGACGGACCGCATTCATGCACAGGTGCTGGATGCACGTAAGGTTGCGACAACATTTCCTGCCAATTCTTTTGACAAAATTTTGGTGGATGCCCCTTGTTCCGGATTAGGTTTAATTCGACGTAAACCGGAAATCAAGTACACAAAAACGCCTGAAGATCCGGCGCATTTACAACAAATTCAGCTAGCAATCTTAAATAGTGTGGCACCAACCTTAAAAATCGGTGGTCGCCTGACGTATAGTACATGTACAATGGTGAAAGAAGAGAATCAAGATGTGGTTGCACAATTTTTGGCGGCTCATCCTGAGTTCGAGCAAGTTTCAGTACCAACCTTGAAGCCATTGCACAAGGCGCATAACGCACCAGCGCTGCAACTGTTTCCAGATGATTATGATACAGACGGATTTTTCATTGCCAGTTTGATTCGTCGCAAATGA
- the recG gene encoding ATP-dependent DNA helicase RecG, producing MALTDPVTVLPGVGPKREAGLASLGIHTIRDLLFYFPYRYDDLKVKDLAEAADQEKLTVKGIVVTDPVISRFGPHRSRVNVKLQIERSVILVTFFNQPWLKDRFQMGDEAAIFGKWDAKRRSLTGMKILATQSQDQPSMAAIYTVNKNVRMGTLLDLIKAAWERDQQNINDLVPASIREHYRLMSDAQLVHGMHFPDTPAEAKAARRTGVFREFFLFQLQIQALKQLNANSSNGLAIPYDNQALRALIATLPFALTNAQKRVVNEICADMRRPNHMNRLLQGDVGSGKTVVAAIVLYAAVTAGFQAALMVPTEVLAEQHFAKLTKLFKDFPVKLGLLTGSTSTKKRRELLSELRDGRLNLIIGTHALIQKGVDFHALGLVVIDEQHRFGVNQRKILQEKGQKPDLLSMTATPIPRTLAITAYGEMDVSTIDELPAGRKPIATMWLRKNQIDQVYRIIREQVQSGSQVFAITPLIAESEKIDLQNAEQLFVDMQKAVGNLGPVALLHGQMKPDEKDQIMRAFSDGKIAVLVSTTVVEVGVDIPNATVMAIFDADRFGLSQLHQLRGRVGRGQKAAQCLLIADPKNEQGIARMEIMTKTNDGFLLAQKDLEMRGSGDIFGDKQSGLPEFKVADPVGDFPTLEAAQKIVAQIFKTDPHLLQSDHQPLAAYLAESRQMLGSLD from the coding sequence ATGGCTTTGACTGATCCCGTTACTGTTCTACCTGGTGTTGGTCCGAAACGTGAAGCTGGGCTGGCAAGCCTTGGTATTCACACCATTAGAGATCTCCTATTTTATTTTCCTTACCGCTACGATGATTTGAAAGTGAAGGATCTTGCCGAGGCAGCCGATCAGGAAAAATTGACGGTCAAGGGGATCGTTGTGACCGATCCGGTTATTAGTCGATTTGGGCCGCATCGTAGTCGCGTTAACGTGAAGCTCCAAATTGAACGTAGCGTGATTCTGGTGACGTTTTTTAATCAACCATGGTTAAAAGATCGTTTTCAGATGGGTGATGAAGCAGCAATCTTTGGAAAATGGGATGCCAAGCGTCGTAGTCTGACCGGCATGAAAATTCTCGCGACACAGTCGCAGGATCAACCGTCGATGGCGGCGATTTACACCGTCAACAAAAATGTCCGCATGGGGACATTACTCGACTTGATCAAAGCTGCCTGGGAACGCGATCAGCAAAATATCAACGATTTGGTACCTGCCAGCATTCGCGAGCATTATCGCTTAATGAGTGATGCTCAGTTGGTTCATGGCATGCATTTTCCTGATACGCCAGCAGAAGCAAAGGCGGCTCGCCGTACTGGGGTTTTCCGGGAGTTTTTCCTTTTCCAATTGCAAATTCAGGCGTTAAAACAACTGAATGCCAACAGCAGCAACGGGTTGGCGATTCCTTATGACAATCAGGCCTTGCGCGCGCTAATAGCGACATTGCCGTTTGCGCTCACGAATGCTCAAAAACGCGTGGTAAACGAAATTTGTGCCGATATGCGGCGGCCAAATCATATGAATCGACTGCTACAAGGCGATGTTGGGAGCGGTAAAACGGTTGTTGCCGCCATTGTTCTGTATGCGGCGGTGACCGCTGGTTTTCAGGCGGCTTTAATGGTGCCGACTGAAGTGTTAGCTGAGCAACATTTTGCCAAATTGACAAAGTTATTCAAAGATTTTCCAGTCAAATTAGGGTTGTTGACTGGCTCGACGTCAACCAAAAAGCGTCGCGAGCTCCTAAGTGAGTTGCGTGATGGCCGCCTGAATCTCATCATCGGCACGCACGCGTTGATTCAAAAAGGGGTCGACTTTCATGCGCTCGGTCTGGTTGTTATTGATGAACAGCATCGATTTGGGGTTAATCAGCGCAAGATCCTTCAAGAAAAAGGACAAAAGCCGGATTTGTTGTCAATGACAGCGACGCCTATTCCCCGAACACTGGCCATTACAGCCTATGGGGAAATGGATGTCTCCACGATTGATGAATTACCTGCGGGCCGCAAGCCGATCGCGACCATGTGGCTGCGCAAAAATCAGATTGACCAAGTTTATCGAATCATTCGTGAGCAGGTGCAGTCAGGCAGTCAGGTGTTTGCGATCACCCCTTTGATTGCCGAATCCGAAAAAATTGATTTGCAAAATGCCGAGCAGCTTTTTGTTGATATGCAAAAAGCGGTCGGCAATCTTGGCCCTGTTGCGTTATTGCATGGACAGATGAAGCCGGACGAGAAGGATCAGATTATGCGTGCTTTTAGCGATGGGAAGATCGCGGTTCTGGTTTCGACCACCGTCGTTGAAGTTGGAGTGGACATACCTAATGCCACTGTCATGGCAATTTTTGATGCTGATCGCTTTGGACTTTCTCAATTGCATCAGTTGCGCGGGCGTGTCGGACGTGGGCAAAAGGCAGCACAGTGTCTGCTTATCGCTGATCCCAAAAATGAGCAAGGAATTGCCCGCATGGAAATTATGACCAAGACCAACGACGGGTTCTTACTTGCCCAAAAAGATTTGGAAATGCGGGGTTCAGGTGATATTTTTGGAGATAAGCAATCTGGTTTACCAGAGTTCAAAGTCGCTGATCCAGTGGGCGATTTTCCAACCCTAGAAGCTGCGCAAAAGATTGTGGCCCAGATTTTTAAAACCGATCCACATTTGCTGCAGTCTGACCATCAGCCGCTTGCCGCTTACTTGGCGGAAAGCCGGCAGATGCTCGGTAGTTTGGATTAA
- the pknB gene encoding Stk1 family PASTA domain-containing Ser/Thr kinase — MIEPGTILNERYKLIKTLGEGGMANVYLARDLILDRDVAVKVLRLDLQNDPDTVRRFQREAMATSELVHPNIVSIYDVGESQGQQFLVMEYVKGSDLKHYIVEHFPIPYQRVVDMMEQILSAVQTAHDHNIIHRDLKPQNILIDPDGNAKITDFGIAVALSENSMTMTNSLLGSVHYLSPEQARGSMPTRQSDIYALGIILFEMLTGSVPFEGDSAVTIALKHFQEEIPSVRAFDPHIPQALENVVFKATAKNPANRYTSADAMASDLKTALSPARAHEAKYVVPKDDLDETRIMPVIPNGPKPPHDEGGDADSPASQPSPKARPKKKSRRWWIIGIGILVAMLLMIGIGAVFANQKRDVDVPDLRGMTTTQAKTALTSAGLKVGSYKYTYSTKVSKDLVIDSDPKRQVSVKEGSTVKLILSRGQPQFTLENYVGQDYTDVKSDLQKRGVTVKEKQVSANDEPSGKIVSQSIKAGKKVIADKTTITFGVSVAIKPNTFALRDLTGYTEKSLRDYANEVGLKIVISQAHSDTVDTGMVISQTPAAGTQVKPGDTVNVSVSQGPDPEETKTWSKTISIPYQAPASSSTASASNSSGSTSSSSSAAPAPNGIQVFFADKTHNISTINRSFNITADDQITITLQVSTKYPGSYRIVRDGTVIAQEDNITQ; from the coding sequence ATGATTGAGCCGGGGACGATTTTAAATGAGCGCTACAAGCTTATCAAAACATTAGGCGAAGGCGGTATGGCCAACGTCTATTTGGCACGCGACCTGATTCTTGATCGCGATGTGGCGGTTAAGGTTCTCCGGCTTGATTTGCAAAATGACCCCGATACAGTTCGCCGCTTTCAACGAGAAGCCATGGCGACCAGTGAGCTGGTTCATCCAAATATTGTGTCGATTTATGACGTTGGTGAAAGTCAAGGTCAGCAATTTCTGGTCATGGAGTATGTCAAAGGCTCTGATTTAAAGCACTACATTGTCGAGCATTTCCCCATTCCATATCAGCGCGTGGTCGACATGATGGAACAGATCCTTTCTGCCGTTCAGACGGCGCATGATCACAATATCATTCACCGTGATTTGAAACCGCAGAATATTTTGATTGATCCGGATGGCAATGCTAAGATCACCGATTTTGGGATTGCAGTCGCGTTATCGGAGAATTCGATGACGATGACCAACTCATTATTGGGGTCGGTGCACTATCTATCACCGGAACAGGCGCGCGGCAGTATGCCAACCCGTCAAAGTGATATTTATGCGTTAGGCATTATTCTTTTTGAAATGCTGACTGGTTCTGTACCATTCGAAGGTGATTCGGCAGTTACGATTGCGTTAAAGCATTTTCAAGAAGAAATTCCGTCGGTGCGCGCGTTTGATCCGCATATCCCGCAGGCACTGGAGAATGTTGTTTTTAAGGCTACAGCCAAAAATCCGGCTAATCGCTATACCAGTGCGGATGCCATGGCTAGCGACCTCAAGACAGCGCTGAGTCCGGCACGAGCACATGAAGCAAAGTATGTGGTTCCTAAAGATGATCTGGATGAGACACGAATCATGCCAGTCATCCCCAACGGTCCCAAACCGCCGCATGACGAAGGAGGAGATGCTGACAGTCCAGCGAGTCAGCCAAGTCCGAAAGCACGACCTAAGAAAAAAAGTCGCCGTTGGTGGATTATTGGCATCGGGATACTTGTCGCCATGCTGCTGATGATTGGTATCGGCGCAGTTTTTGCCAATCAGAAAAGGGATGTGGACGTCCCCGATCTACGGGGCATGACCACAACCCAGGCAAAAACTGCCTTGACCAGCGCAGGCTTAAAAGTTGGGTCATACAAGTACACTTATTCCACGAAAGTTAGCAAGGATTTGGTGATCGATTCAGATCCAAAACGGCAGGTGAGTGTTAAGGAAGGCTCGACGGTCAAGCTGATTTTAAGCCGCGGTCAGCCGCAATTTACGCTAGAGAATTATGTTGGGCAAGATTACACAGACGTGAAGTCAGACTTGCAAAAACGCGGCGTAACCGTCAAAGAAAAACAGGTCAGCGCCAATGACGAACCGTCAGGCAAGATCGTGTCACAAAGCATTAAAGCAGGCAAAAAGGTCATTGCGGACAAAACGACGATCACATTTGGTGTTTCCGTTGCAATCAAGCCAAATACTTTTGCGCTTCGTGATTTGACGGGTTATACCGAAAAAAGTTTGCGAGATTACGCCAATGAAGTCGGACTTAAGATTGTGATTTCTCAAGCGCACTCTGATACCGTCGATACAGGCATGGTAATCAGTCAAACGCCAGCTGCTGGGACACAGGTTAAACCAGGCGACACAGTCAATGTTTCGGTCTCTCAAGGCCCAGATCCTGAAGAGACCAAAACTTGGTCGAAAACAATTTCAATTCCCTATCAAGCACCGGCCAGTTCGAGTACCGCAAGTGCCAGCAATAGCAGTGGCAGCACTAGTAGCAGTAGTAGTGCTGCGCCCGCACCCAACGGTATTCAGGTCTTCTTCGCAGATAAGACACATAACATTAGTACCATTAATCGGTCCTTTAACATCACGGCTGATGATCAAATCACCATCACGTTGCAAGTTAGCACGAAATACCCAGGCAGCTATCGGATTGTCCGGGACGGTACCGTGATTGCGCAGGAGGATAACATTACTCAATGA
- a CDS encoding thiamine diphosphokinase: MTHVNIMAGGPQACLPAAWEQLPGVWIGVDRGTLRLVRAGIHPELAVGDFDSLTLEELRLVRGHVQKLQQVPSEKDDTDTELAVKAALQASSSGDVTLVGGTGGRLDHFLSNLFLPLQPRFLADVERLHLFDVQNWVDYYSPGEHEIKPLPGYRYVAVVNLTPVADLTIVGAKYPLKPWRAGYPYVWASNEFLGKQPFTVSWTTGQVAIIYSRDRRGQKLDN, from the coding sequence ATGACGCACGTCAACATCATGGCAGGTGGTCCACAGGCATGCTTGCCAGCCGCTTGGGAACAATTGCCCGGTGTATGGATCGGCGTTGATCGCGGCACATTGCGACTCGTACGTGCAGGGATTCATCCTGAACTGGCAGTGGGCGACTTTGATTCCTTAACGCTTGAAGAATTGCGGCTAGTTCGTGGGCATGTCCAGAAGCTACAACAGGTGCCTTCTGAAAAAGATGACACGGATACAGAGTTGGCTGTTAAAGCGGCACTTCAGGCATCTTCATCCGGCGATGTCACCTTGGTTGGCGGGACTGGTGGACGACTAGATCATTTTTTGTCTAATCTTTTCTTACCGCTTCAACCGCGCTTTTTAGCAGATGTTGAACGCCTTCATTTATTTGATGTGCAAAATTGGGTTGATTATTACAGCCCCGGTGAGCATGAAATTAAACCGCTGCCAGGTTATCGGTACGTTGCAGTTGTCAATCTCACCCCAGTTGCCGATTTGACCATTGTCGGAGCGAAATATCCATTAAAACCATGGCGAGCGGGCTATCCTTATGTGTGGGCTTCCAATGAGTTTCTTGGCAAGCAGCCCTTCACCGTGAGTTGGACGACTGGTCAGGTGGCAATTATTTATAGTCGTGATCGGCGCGGGCAAAAATTGGATAATTAG